One Streptomyces sp. L2 genomic window carries:
- a CDS encoding L,D-transpeptidase, which translates to MERSAGRTAGRLGAAFLAGAALLSAVGCSTDAGTGLRSSAATPSAAAHPKAAGDKNGGRGETPAAPTAPPAPSMPEPAVLARATVHVPDRQTVGVGMPISVTFPRPVPVAERAAVESWLRVRTSSGTTGAWSWVRDHNLLDGQRVDFRPGTTYWRPGTKVSLRVGSHGVRHFTVGRSLVATVDTTTDMMTVDTGGKKSRIPITAGKPGRDTWNGTMVVMDKQPKVLMDSRTVGMGPNDTYHGYYYWALHLTTSGTYVHQNPHADTAAGHSNVTHGCVGLATTTAKDFYDQVMVGDVIKVTGAHKPVVAAGNGYGDWNLGWKRWLEHSATGATPTA; encoded by the coding sequence GTGGAACGTTCGGCCGGCCGGACCGCCGGCCGGCTCGGCGCCGCCTTCCTGGCGGGCGCCGCTCTGCTCTCGGCCGTCGGGTGCTCGACGGACGCGGGCACCGGTCTTCGTTCGTCCGCCGCCACACCGAGCGCCGCGGCGCATCCCAAGGCCGCGGGGGACAAGAACGGCGGAAGGGGCGAGACGCCCGCCGCGCCTACCGCACCGCCCGCCCCGTCGATGCCGGAACCCGCCGTCCTCGCGCGGGCGACCGTGCACGTGCCCGACCGGCAGACCGTCGGCGTCGGCATGCCGATATCCGTCACCTTCCCGCGGCCGGTGCCCGTCGCCGAGCGCGCGGCCGTGGAGAGCTGGCTGCGCGTGCGTACCTCCTCCGGCACCACCGGAGCCTGGAGCTGGGTGCGGGACCACAACCTCCTGGACGGGCAGCGCGTCGACTTCCGCCCCGGCACCACCTACTGGCGGCCCGGCACGAAGGTCAGCCTCCGCGTCGGCTCGCACGGCGTCCGCCACTTCACCGTGGGCCGGTCCCTCGTCGCCACGGTCGACACGACGACGGACATGATGACCGTCGACACCGGCGGGAAGAAGAGCCGCATCCCGATCACCGCGGGGAAGCCGGGGCGGGACACCTGGAACGGGACGATGGTCGTCATGGACAAGCAGCCCAAGGTGCTCATGGACTCCCGCACCGTGGGCATGGGCCCGAACGACACCTACCACGGCTACTACTACTGGGCCCTGCACCTGACGACGTCGGGGACCTATGTGCACCAGAACCCGCACGCGGACACCGCCGCCGGCCACAGCAACGTCACCCACGGCTGCGTCGGACTGGCCACGACGACGGCCAAGGACTTCTACGACCAGGTGATGGTCGGTGACGTCATCAAGGTCACCGGGGCGCACAAGCCCGTGGTCGCCGCCGGCAACGGCTACGGCGACTGGAACCTCGGCTGGAAGCGCTGGCTCGAGCACAGCGCCACCGGCGCCACCCCCACCGCATGA
- a CDS encoding TetR/AcrR family transcriptional regulator — translation MTSKEPTARVRKSPEQVRSAVHEAVIDLLSDPDGAEITVPAIAQRAGVNHTSVYRRWGSREAVLADVVTTRLERDSPLKDTGSLRGDLIAWVEAGVASIRTPEGRLLVRALALSMPGSTTAQAERVQHFRRRIASIEAIRERAAARGETPPAVEEMLDQLLAPLYVRAIFGIDPPASGYPELLVDRLLGATEAPGAAG, via the coding sequence GTGACTTCGAAGGAACCGACCGCGCGCGTCCGCAAGAGCCCCGAACAGGTCCGTTCGGCCGTCCATGAGGCGGTCATCGACCTGCTGTCCGATCCCGACGGCGCCGAGATCACCGTCCCGGCGATCGCTCAGCGCGCCGGGGTCAACCACACCAGCGTCTACCGGCGTTGGGGGAGCCGTGAGGCCGTGCTGGCCGACGTGGTCACCACCCGCCTCGAACGCGACTCGCCGCTGAAGGACACCGGCAGCCTGCGCGGGGACCTCATCGCCTGGGTGGAGGCGGGGGTCGCGAGCATCCGCACACCGGAAGGCCGCCTCCTCGTGCGCGCCCTCGCCCTGTCCATGCCCGGCAGCACCACCGCGCAGGCGGAACGCGTCCAGCACTTCCGGCGCCGTATCGCCTCCATCGAGGCCATCCGGGAACGGGCCGCGGCCCGCGGCGAGACCCCGCCGGCCGTGGAGGAGATGCTGGACCAGCTCCTCGCCCCGCTCTATGTACGGGCGATCTTCGGCATCGACCCGCCGGCCTCCGGCTACCCCGAACTCCTCGTGGACAGACTGCTCGGCGCCACGGAAGCGCCGGGCGCGGCGGGATGA
- a CDS encoding alpha/beta fold hydrolase, whose translation MTNLLFPDNSQFWYETLRSMSHIAYGGADFGEVVSTSTRITEGDYDSWHDEWLATADRVAAEAEKALAAGHPVSARDGFLRASNYYRSAEFFLHGHPCDPRHDHAYDRSVACFQAAAALFTPVIEPVRIPYEDTTLPGYLYRADTTGTPRPTVIMHNGFDGTAEEMHFFGALAAVERGYTVLTFDGPGQPGPRHHQDLVFRPDWENVITPVIDFAETLPEVDRGRIALLGASMGGLLAPRAAAFEHRLAALITLDGLYDLGQTSVRNVPGDRAEAERLLRADTAPELDAAYERIMTKDATARWAINHGMYVMGVSTPRAFNASYLDYTLRDGIAERIQCPTLVCDAAEDEFFKGQPEQLYDHLTCAKTLMVFTAEEGAGAHCHPGAMRLTLARVYDWLDDTFRIAA comes from the coding sequence ATGACGAACCTGCTGTTCCCGGACAACTCCCAGTTCTGGTACGAGACCCTGCGGTCGATGAGTCACATCGCCTACGGCGGCGCCGACTTCGGCGAGGTGGTCTCCACCAGCACGCGCATCACCGAGGGCGACTACGACAGCTGGCACGACGAGTGGCTGGCCACGGCCGACCGGGTCGCCGCCGAGGCCGAGAAGGCCCTGGCCGCCGGGCACCCGGTCAGCGCCCGGGACGGGTTCCTGCGGGCCTCCAACTACTACCGCTCGGCGGAGTTCTTCCTCCACGGCCACCCCTGCGACCCGCGACACGACCACGCCTACGACCGCAGCGTGGCCTGCTTCCAGGCAGCGGCGGCACTGTTCACCCCGGTCATCGAACCGGTCCGCATCCCCTACGAGGACACCACCCTGCCCGGCTACCTCTACCGGGCCGACACCACCGGCACCCCCCGCCCGACCGTGATCATGCACAACGGTTTCGACGGCACCGCGGAGGAGATGCACTTCTTCGGGGCGCTGGCCGCCGTCGAACGCGGTTACACCGTGCTCACCTTCGACGGCCCCGGCCAGCCCGGGCCCCGCCACCACCAGGACCTCGTCTTCCGCCCCGACTGGGAGAACGTCATCACCCCCGTGATCGACTTCGCCGAGACGCTCCCCGAGGTCGACCGCGGCCGCATAGCGCTGCTCGGCGCCAGCATGGGCGGCCTGCTCGCGCCGCGGGCGGCGGCCTTCGAGCACCGCCTCGCCGCGCTGATCACCCTCGACGGCCTGTACGACCTCGGGCAGACATCGGTCCGCAACGTCCCCGGCGACCGCGCCGAAGCCGAACGTCTCCTGCGCGCCGACACCGCCCCCGAACTCGACGCCGCCTACGAGCGGATCATGACCAAGGACGCCACCGCACGCTGGGCGATCAACCACGGCATGTACGTCATGGGCGTCAGCACCCCCCGCGCCTTCAACGCCTCCTACCTCGACTACACGCTCCGGGACGGCATCGCCGAGCGGATCCAGTGCCCCACCCTCGTGTGCGACGCCGCCGAGGACGAGTTCTTCAAGGGGCAGCCGGAGCAGCTCTACGACCACCTGACCTGCGCCAAGACCCTCATGGTGTTCACCGCCGAGGAAGGCGCGGGCGCCCACTGCCACCCCGGCGCGATGCGCCTGACCCTGGCCCGCGTCTACGACTGGCTCGACGACACGTTCCGCATTGCGGCCTGA
- a CDS encoding GTPase domain-containing protein, translated as MVYIDAVRDWLGRLPGGSLVGRYVDGWDAFEKLDRPVVTLFGSYDTGKSSLLRRLLVDSGGDVPGWLTISARHETFEVNDAEVGGCIIRDTPGFAIGASDIRAQSNSRRAMAAVGLTDVGIAVLTPQLATAERDVLQKLFTQGWPVGTMWFVISRFDEAGVDPEYDLAEYRELSDRKVRELRELFELDDRVPVFVVSQDPFQTAGPDTHLSRETWDDFRGWDGMRDLADAFEAVSPSALPGWRHRAEQRYWTAVLDETVTELRRQLSDYTARAEVAASGVARRDVWERELDTLDRAAQASLDGLVEEVMRRSWEPSSGANELQAEIQRTLDEWFTKHEVRLQRLQQSIRKTKERERARPSWAGFASLVATLGSGEDAYTTPAGPGGVAEHVETVGTMLIGMLKAANNTPGQIASGKAGSAKAARDLARPIGIAEAALPLAVYLAKVVDEQGTERARQNHDKAAAEKRQQVVTECTQRARYTWQPFVDDVREAIVAETRDQVDLDARLRQLVEQLQEALVEGESLFRAGTVLLLETEA; from the coding sequence ATGGTCTACATCGATGCAGTGCGGGACTGGCTGGGGCGACTTCCAGGCGGATCGTTGGTCGGGCGGTACGTCGACGGCTGGGACGCGTTCGAGAAGTTGGACAGACCGGTCGTGACCCTCTTCGGTTCCTACGACACCGGCAAGAGTTCCCTGCTCCGCCGGCTGCTCGTCGATTCGGGCGGCGATGTTCCCGGCTGGCTCACGATCAGCGCACGCCATGAAACCTTCGAGGTCAACGACGCCGAGGTCGGTGGGTGCATAATTCGCGACACTCCCGGATTCGCGATCGGTGCGTCCGACATTCGTGCACAGAGCAATTCGCGCCGAGCGATGGCGGCGGTCGGACTAACGGACGTCGGCATTGCGGTACTGACTCCTCAGTTGGCGACTGCCGAACGTGACGTGCTTCAGAAACTGTTCACGCAGGGATGGCCGGTAGGGACGATGTGGTTCGTCATCTCGCGGTTCGACGAGGCAGGTGTGGACCCAGAGTACGACCTTGCGGAGTACAGGGAACTGAGTGATCGCAAGGTTCGCGAGTTGCGAGAACTGTTCGAATTGGACGACAGGGTACCGGTATTCGTTGTCTCGCAGGACCCGTTCCAGACGGCAGGGCCGGATACACATCTCAGCCGAGAGACCTGGGATGACTTCCGTGGCTGGGACGGCATGAGGGACCTTGCGGATGCTTTCGAGGCGGTGTCCCCTTCGGCACTGCCCGGATGGCGACATAGGGCCGAGCAACGGTACTGGACAGCGGTCCTGGACGAAACCGTGACCGAACTTCGGAGGCAACTGTCGGACTACACGGCACGCGCCGAAGTAGCTGCCAGTGGCGTCGCTCGCCGCGACGTATGGGAGAGAGAACTCGACACTCTCGATCGAGCCGCCCAAGCCAGCCTCGACGGTCTCGTCGAAGAGGTGATGCGGCGGTCGTGGGAGCCGAGTTCCGGCGCCAACGAACTTCAGGCCGAGATTCAGCGCACGCTCGACGAGTGGTTCACCAAGCACGAGGTCCGCCTCCAACGGTTGCAGCAATCAATCCGCAAGACCAAGGAGCGAGAGCGCGCCCGACCCTCCTGGGCAGGCTTTGCTTCGCTGGTCGCCACACTCGGGTCCGGGGAGGATGCCTACACGACCCCGGCGGGGCCCGGCGGTGTCGCAGAACATGTCGAGACGGTCGGGACCATGTTGATCGGTATGTTGAAGGCCGCGAACAACACACCTGGGCAGATCGCCAGCGGGAAGGCCGGTTCGGCGAAGGCGGCTCGGGACCTGGCGCGGCCCATCGGCATCGCGGAAGCCGCGCTTCCCCTCGCCGTCTACCTGGCGAAAGTCGTCGATGAGCAGGGAACGGAGCGCGCGCGCCAGAACCATGACAAGGCGGCGGCCGAGAAGCGACAGCAGGTCGTCACTGAGTGCACGCAGCGCGCTCGTTACACCTGGCAGCCGTTCGTCGACGACGTGCGTGAAGCGATCGTCGCGGAGACGAGAGACCAGGTCGATCTCGACGCGCGCCTGCGCCAACTCGTCGAGCAACTGCAAGAGGCTTTGGTGGAAGGCGAGAGTCTCTTTCGAGCGGGTACCGTGCTGCTGCTCGAGACAGAGGCATAG
- a CDS encoding GTPase → MTGLPAESDDELTTEVVSLEEAVRSAVEQGHAELTHLDDITDDLIGAFTQGQRVAPSSSDLITRLDRFTRGFPGELRRHLDRERESLGSFNIAFFGRTGVGKSTLLSAFGQLDGEYVSPGVSDWTTEVRPIEWRDCRLFDTPGINGWGRTESRDDLEAKAREAVEIADIVLLCFDNQSQQEMEFEKIAAWIRDHGKPVVAVLNVRNSRWRHPAKVPEAGRRNLSGSVRQHADNIRTQLVQIGLPDTPVVAIHSRRALLARATTPFRGPASEAFHLEREEFGTDYHDRWSNFGTLERLIVTSIAEGSADLRLTALREDVRSRCRRGVGELEDLAVEIEQEAESLERGVESLFAVLGYPEDAERAEWLHDAALSADLVDMSERARNRPYTLPTKGALDRFVRHLAASHLAGCRRQAKANADDLIRRAFDEHTAIDESTFTKAVFDQGAISAAAEAVWADYRAFLQRELEVAVDHKSLDNGTAVSHAAMILGDEGGGVAGDVVRGAGIAVALAGPALALFWNPAGWVLGVAVAGVGIAGQLQQHFGKKMSRQESERAREAKAQAIADCHRAVDQTFVDYEDALVRESREAAWRLFAPAAGDWLRAAIEFRMARSRIGRLVDSLQTYAGSIKPAPAVTDVLLRAQRRMGGSPAEVTRALLGEDWLESGVDRQPAQIDHAVYEAYSSRREEDRSRLMRAMAAAWSAPSTANIHSWRDDLEDAARRDPALFDIARTFWRVDGARPALAVLGDYNSGKSSLIRRIMVEGGQQPHAAFDIRALPATAAAIRYQLPRFDFVDTPGLQSGHDQHDSAALEAIAEAALVFVVVHINLLVGNTSILEELSRGSEMIAAKGGRMVFLVNRCDELGVDPLTAPGAFLNLQDRKCEELHTAFAARSIKVEIDRIHCLSGDPFGLVGGDATAKPGDFDENRLWDGVAALTSAISGLSDEQLSAAASSAAFDAAVTALKRHQHTLHQVQVDGTKDLRLSEPVIATLRAAVNDAVVLKGSLREDARLMVDRHLVATKSAVAKLYRKDGQKLENLVDSWWKAPQFEADLERYLADAARKLDEWYSDHISAIVREMRAAEFQVKLEFAAEFKAQGNAWYEDLTEGAGNVAGAAARLAKALGNRNAVYVIGKQFGHKFKPWGAVKGGAKVAKAGVILGVIAAAVDTFTMANDIQKAGQYKNQQEAALKLIDEAASGIVEEIVHGGHGEGPVGYLEQRTRELETLLDEHLDLESSIRERMDSAKVRAEVVETLIATADELIGTTGRNE, encoded by the coding sequence GTGACCGGTCTGCCAGCAGAAAGCGATGACGAGTTGACGACAGAGGTGGTGTCGCTCGAGGAGGCCGTTCGATCGGCCGTCGAGCAGGGACACGCGGAACTGACGCACCTGGATGACATAACGGACGACCTGATCGGCGCATTTACGCAAGGGCAACGCGTCGCACCGTCCTCGTCTGACTTGATCACCCGACTGGACAGATTCACTCGTGGGTTCCCGGGGGAACTGCGACGTCATCTCGATCGTGAGCGTGAGTCACTCGGGTCGTTCAACATCGCGTTCTTCGGACGCACCGGCGTCGGAAAGAGCACCCTGCTGTCGGCGTTCGGCCAGCTCGACGGGGAGTATGTTTCACCGGGTGTCAGCGATTGGACCACCGAGGTGCGTCCAATCGAGTGGCGGGATTGCCGGCTGTTCGACACACCCGGGATTAACGGCTGGGGACGGACCGAGAGCCGGGACGATCTCGAGGCCAAAGCCCGTGAGGCAGTCGAGATCGCCGACATCGTGCTTCTGTGCTTCGACAACCAATCTCAGCAGGAGATGGAGTTCGAGAAGATCGCCGCCTGGATCCGCGACCACGGAAAGCCGGTGGTGGCTGTCCTCAACGTCCGCAACTCGCGTTGGCGCCACCCCGCGAAAGTTCCCGAGGCTGGCCGCAGGAATCTGTCCGGATCGGTTCGCCAGCACGCCGACAACATCCGGACCCAGCTTGTACAGATCGGATTGCCCGACACCCCGGTCGTCGCGATCCACAGCCGACGGGCCTTGTTGGCGCGCGCCACGACTCCCTTCCGTGGCCCAGCCTCGGAAGCCTTCCACCTTGAACGCGAGGAATTCGGGACGGACTACCACGATCGTTGGTCGAACTTCGGGACGCTGGAGCGCCTGATAGTCACCTCGATTGCGGAAGGCAGCGCCGATCTCCGGTTGACCGCGCTGCGCGAGGACGTCCGATCACGGTGCCGCCGAGGGGTCGGCGAACTCGAGGACCTGGCGGTCGAGATCGAGCAGGAGGCGGAGTCCCTCGAACGCGGGGTCGAGTCGCTGTTCGCCGTGTTGGGCTATCCGGAAGACGCTGAACGTGCCGAGTGGCTGCACGATGCGGCTCTCAGCGCGGATCTGGTCGACATGTCCGAGCGGGCGCGGAACCGCCCGTACACGTTGCCGACCAAAGGGGCATTGGACCGCTTCGTCCGGCACCTCGCTGCCTCGCACCTTGCGGGATGCCGCCGACAGGCGAAGGCCAACGCGGATGATCTGATCCGGAGGGCATTCGACGAGCACACAGCGATCGACGAGTCGACGTTCACGAAGGCTGTGTTCGATCAAGGTGCCATTTCCGCTGCGGCGGAAGCCGTCTGGGCGGATTACCGGGCGTTCCTGCAGCGTGAGCTTGAAGTCGCGGTGGACCATAAGTCCCTCGACAACGGGACGGCGGTATCGCACGCCGCGATGATCCTCGGCGACGAGGGCGGCGGTGTGGCGGGTGATGTCGTCAGGGGGGCGGGCATCGCGGTCGCCCTTGCGGGACCTGCGCTGGCCCTCTTTTGGAACCCCGCGGGTTGGGTACTGGGCGTGGCTGTCGCGGGTGTCGGGATCGCAGGACAGCTCCAGCAGCATTTCGGCAAGAAGATGAGCCGGCAGGAGTCGGAACGAGCTCGAGAAGCGAAGGCTCAGGCAATTGCAGACTGCCATCGCGCTGTGGATCAGACCTTCGTCGATTACGAGGATGCCCTCGTCCGCGAGAGCCGGGAAGCGGCGTGGAGGTTGTTCGCTCCAGCGGCCGGTGATTGGCTCCGCGCTGCGATCGAGTTTCGCATGGCGCGCAGCCGGATCGGGCGGTTGGTCGACAGCCTGCAGACCTACGCCGGTTCGATCAAACCCGCACCCGCTGTGACCGACGTCCTGCTGCGGGCGCAGCGTCGGATGGGGGGATCCCCGGCCGAGGTGACCCGGGCCTTGTTGGGCGAGGACTGGCTCGAGTCTGGCGTCGACCGCCAGCCGGCGCAGATCGACCATGCTGTTTACGAGGCGTACTCGAGTCGCCGGGAGGAGGACCGTAGCCGGCTGATGCGCGCGATGGCTGCGGCGTGGAGCGCACCGTCGACGGCAAACATTCATTCGTGGCGAGACGACCTCGAGGACGCGGCCCGACGCGACCCGGCGCTGTTCGATATCGCACGAACCTTCTGGCGCGTCGACGGGGCAAGGCCAGCTCTTGCCGTTCTCGGTGACTACAACTCGGGAAAGTCGTCGTTGATCCGTCGGATCATGGTGGAAGGCGGCCAGCAACCGCACGCAGCGTTCGACATCCGGGCGTTGCCCGCGACCGCAGCCGCGATCCGCTACCAGTTGCCCCGGTTTGATTTCGTGGACACACCGGGCTTGCAGAGTGGACATGACCAGCACGACTCCGCCGCACTTGAGGCGATCGCCGAGGCTGCTCTCGTGTTCGTCGTCGTCCACATTAATCTACTGGTCGGCAATACCTCGATACTGGAAGAGCTCTCGCGCGGCTCGGAGATGATTGCCGCAAAAGGAGGGCGGATGGTGTTCCTCGTCAATCGGTGCGACGAACTGGGCGTGGATCCGCTGACTGCACCCGGGGCATTTCTCAACCTGCAGGACCGCAAATGCGAAGAACTGCATACAGCTTTCGCCGCTCGTTCCATCAAAGTCGAGATCGATAGGATCCACTGCTTGTCCGGCGATCCGTTCGGCTTGGTGGGAGGCGATGCAACGGCAAAACCCGGTGATTTCGACGAGAATCGGCTATGGGACGGCGTGGCCGCGTTGACGAGCGCCATATCAGGACTCTCCGACGAGCAGCTGTCCGCTGCAGCGTCGTCGGCCGCCTTCGATGCGGCGGTCACCGCTCTCAAGCGCCACCAGCACACACTTCACCAGGTACAGGTCGACGGCACGAAAGACTTGCGTCTCTCGGAACCGGTGATCGCTACCCTCCGGGCGGCCGTGAACGACGCCGTGGTCCTCAAAGGTTCACTGCGAGAAGACGCCCGCCTTATGGTTGACCGCCACTTGGTAGCGACGAAATCCGCAGTCGCGAAACTCTATCGGAAGGACGGCCAGAAGCTGGAGAACCTCGTCGACTCCTGGTGGAAGGCCCCGCAGTTCGAAGCTGATCTTGAACGGTACCTTGCCGACGCGGCACGCAAACTGGACGAGTGGTACAGCGACCATATATCAGCAATCGTACGCGAGATGCGCGCTGCTGAGTTCCAGGTGAAACTCGAGTTCGCGGCAGAATTCAAGGCGCAGGGAAACGCCTGGTACGAGGATCTGACCGAGGGCGCCGGCAACGTCGCAGGAGCCGCAGCGCGGCTTGCGAAAGCCCTTGGAAATCGGAACGCGGTCTACGTGATCGGCAAGCAGTTTGGCCACAAGTTCAAGCCGTGGGGTGCGGTGAAGGGCGGCGCCAAGGTTGCCAAGGCCGGGGTCATTCTCGGGGTCATAGCTGCCGCGGTGGATACCTTTACGATGGCTAATGACATTCAAAAGGCTGGGCAATACAAGAACCAGCAGGAGGCGGCGTTGAAGTTGATCGACGAAGCGGCTTCCGGGATCGTCGAAGAGATCGTGCATGGTGGGCACGGAGAAGGTCCCGTCGGATACCTCGAACAGCGGACTAGGGAGCTCGAGACATTGCTCGACGAGCACCTCGATCTCGAATCGTCGATCAGGGAACGGATGGACTCGGCGAAAGTGCGGGCCGAGGTGGTCGAGACCTTGATCGCGACCGCGGACGAATTGATCGGAACAACGGGGAGAAACGAGTAA
- a CDS encoding Hsp70 family protein, with protein sequence MTATGIDFGTTNSVAAQWNGEYVEVLELGGYGLDADWRRPGFECLFPSVVGTSSLRAGTLFGWEAKLRSESAVEACKRMLRDEQLVTIGNRRFAATTAAAGVFRTMARVAEEEAATDIANAVVTVPANATGAARYRTREAAKVAGISVQALLNEPTAAAIAYAHALEETGEFLVFDWGGGTMDSTILLHDDGFFDEKASRGVNRLGGLEIDERLKRLVLERAPQRRQWTPSEQRQFGLDIERSKILLSQQSSVPVITPDGLRVEITQEEFSEEIQDLISRALDPVEACLEDLRMDPSELTAVLMIGGSSQIPAVRAAVSEALGCVPVGADLCNPMTAVAEGAAIAAASLNGELDSIIQVVNSHALGTVTTHPGGRRSFSMIIPRNQPLPQIRKKSYTPTKDNLASLQVEVWEGDPDKPVDHPDNVRLTVLTLEYKRRCSAQDGTFELDYTYTKEGLLEVKATLVKTGEIVLNEPVSTFGTTGASPEVEKELTHLMSLSGTSQRTAPLPTHPHRTEPVVPSETVGSKPGKASPAALARLAATVDNRPLVVDGSNLAWVSSASRAAGGRPRFTVLEEGVAALQRRYPNRDIHVVIDATLRHDVNAEERGAVQAAIDARRVVQPPAGTEGRGDALVVDIANAVDGVIVSNDNFAPLQAANPWLRTPGRMLGATLSQGVWVFSSRVPPLNSGARYKG encoded by the coding sequence GTGACTGCGACGGGCATCGATTTCGGAACGACCAATTCCGTAGCCGCTCAGTGGAACGGCGAATACGTGGAAGTGCTTGAGCTCGGCGGCTACGGACTCGACGCGGACTGGCGACGTCCTGGCTTCGAGTGTCTCTTCCCCTCCGTGGTGGGCACCAGTTCCCTGCGCGCCGGCACGCTGTTCGGCTGGGAGGCCAAGCTCCGTTCGGAGAGCGCTGTGGAAGCCTGCAAGCGCATGCTCCGTGACGAGCAGCTGGTCACGATCGGGAACCGGCGCTTCGCGGCAACGACGGCTGCCGCCGGAGTGTTCCGCACCATGGCCAGGGTGGCGGAGGAGGAAGCGGCCACCGACATCGCCAACGCTGTGGTCACTGTGCCGGCCAACGCGACGGGCGCGGCGCGCTACCGGACCCGCGAGGCGGCCAAAGTCGCGGGCATCAGCGTGCAGGCCCTGCTCAACGAGCCGACGGCAGCAGCAATCGCGTACGCCCACGCCCTGGAGGAGACCGGGGAGTTCCTAGTCTTCGACTGGGGTGGTGGGACCATGGACTCCACCATCCTGCTCCACGACGACGGCTTCTTCGACGAGAAGGCATCCCGGGGAGTGAACCGCCTCGGCGGACTCGAGATCGACGAGCGTCTGAAGCGCCTCGTCCTGGAAAGAGCACCACAGCGCCGTCAGTGGACGCCTTCCGAGCAGCGACAGTTCGGGCTCGACATCGAACGCTCGAAGATCCTCCTGTCACAGCAGAGCAGCGTCCCTGTCATCACGCCGGATGGCCTCCGCGTGGAAATCACCCAGGAAGAGTTTTCCGAGGAGATCCAGGATCTCATCTCCCGCGCCCTGGACCCCGTCGAGGCCTGTCTGGAAGACCTCCGCATGGATCCGAGCGAACTGACCGCTGTGCTGATGATCGGTGGCAGCAGCCAGATTCCAGCGGTACGCGCGGCGGTCTCCGAAGCCCTGGGATGCGTGCCGGTCGGAGCCGACCTGTGCAATCCTATGACGGCCGTGGCGGAGGGCGCCGCAATCGCCGCCGCTTCTCTTAACGGCGAGCTCGACAGCATCATTCAGGTGGTCAACTCCCATGCACTGGGGACAGTGACGACCCACCCCGGTGGCAGGCGCAGTTTCAGCATGATCATCCCGCGGAATCAGCCGTTGCCGCAGATCCGCAAGAAGTCCTACACACCGACCAAGGACAACTTGGCCTCTCTCCAGGTGGAGGTATGGGAAGGCGACCCGGATAAGCCGGTCGACCACCCGGACAACGTTCGGCTCACCGTCCTTACGCTCGAGTACAAAAGGCGTTGTTCGGCGCAGGACGGAACCTTCGAGCTCGACTACACCTACACGAAGGAAGGACTGCTCGAAGTGAAGGCGACGCTCGTCAAGACCGGCGAGATCGTCCTCAACGAACCGGTGTCGACCTTCGGCACTACGGGGGCGTCGCCGGAGGTCGAGAAGGAGCTGACCCACCTGATGTCCCTTAGCGGGACGTCCCAGCGCACTGCTCCCCTGCCCACACACCCGCACCGGACCGAGCCTGTCGTCCCCTCCGAGACAGTGGGCTCGAAACCTGGCAAGGCGTCCCCGGCGGCACTGGCCCGGCTCGCGGCCACAGTGGACAATCGCCCGCTGGTGGTCGACGGTTCCAATCTCGCCTGGGTCTCCAGCGCCAGCCGGGCCGCCGGCGGCCGACCCCGTTTCACCGTCCTGGAAGAGGGCGTCGCCGCTCTGCAGCGCCGCTACCCGAACAGGGACATTCATGTCGTCATCGACGCGACGCTGCGCCACGACGTGAACGCCGAGGAGCGAGGGGCTGTACAGGCGGCGATCGACGCCCGCCGGGTCGTGCAGCCGCCGGCCGGCACCGAGGGGCGCGGAGACGCACTCGTCGTCGACATCGCCAACGCCGTCGACGGGGTGATCGTCTCGAACGACAACTTCGCGCCGCTCCAGGCCGCCAACCCCTGGCTACGGACGCCTGGGCGAATGCTCGGCGCGACCTTGTCCCAAGGGGTCTGGGTCTTCAGCTCACGGGTGCCACCGCTCAACAGTGGTGCGCGCTACAAGGGGTAA